In one Carassius carassius chromosome 14, fCarCar2.1, whole genome shotgun sequence genomic region, the following are encoded:
- the flrt3 gene encoding leucine-rich repeat transmembrane protein FLRT3 — MASNYKSFFVFFIRAGLLLGLANPLVTSASCPSQCRCDGTFIYCNDRDLTSIPSGIPEDATVLFLQNNRIKSAGIPTDLRRLNSVEKIYLYCNNLDEFPTNLPLNVKELHLQENNIRTITHASLAQIPFIEELHLDDNSVSAVSIEEGAFRDSNHLRLLFLSRNHLSTIPSGLPMTIEELRFDDNRISSISEASLQDLINLKRLVLDGNLLKNRAIGEMALVNLVNLTELSLVRNSLTSPPANLPGSSLEKLNLQDNHINHVPAGAFAFLRQLYRLDLSGNNLSSLPMGVFDDLDNLTQLLLRNNPWYCNCRMKWVRDWLRSIPSRVNVRGFMCQGPDKVKGMAIKDLSTELFGCSDTEIPTTYETSTVSNTLPPSRPQWPSYVTKRPVVKGPELGRNYRSTTPSSRKIITISVKSSSAETVHISWRVSQPMTALRLSWLKLGHSPAFGSITETIVQGERTEYLLTALEPESSYRICMVPMETSNIYLSDETPVCIETETSSLKPYNPTTTLNREQEKEPYKNSNLPLAAIIGGAVALLAIIMLALVCWYVHRNGSLFSRNCTYNKGRRRKDDYAEAGTKKDNSILEIRETSFQMIPINHMPVSKEEFVIHTIFPPNGLSLYKSPHSENSINNRSYRDSGIPDSDYSHS, encoded by the coding sequence ATGGCAAGCAATTACAAGTCCTTCTTCGTCTTCTTCATCAGAGCCGGGCTTCTGCTTGGCTTGGCCAATCCATTGGTCACCTCAGCCTCCTGTCCCTCGCAGTGCCGGTGCGATGGGACTTTCATATACTGCAATGACCGGGATTTGACTTCCATCCCTTCAGGCATCCCAGAGGATGCTACAGTACTTTTTCTACAGAACAACCGCATCAAAAGCGCAGGGATCCCTACGGATCTACGACGGCTGAACAGTGTTGAAAAGATCTACCTGTACTGCAACAATCTGGACGAGTTCCCCACCAACTTGCCGCTGAATGTCAAGGAACTTCACTTGCAGGAGAACAATATTCGGACTATCACCCACGCGTCCCTGGCACAGATTCCCTTCATTGAGGAATTACACCTTGATGACAATTCCGTGTCAGCTGTCAGCATTGAAGAGGGTGCGTTCCGGGATAGCAACCATTTGAGGCTGCTCTTCCTGTCCCGCAACCACCTCAGCACCATACCTTCCGGCCTGCCAATGACTATTGAGGAGCTTCGTTTCGACGACAACCGAATCTCGTCCATCTCAGAGGCATCCCTGCAGGATCTTATAAACCTGAAGCGACTGGTTCTGGATGGCAACCTCCTGAAAAACAGGGCCATTGGGGAGATGGCCTTGGTGAATTTAGTCAACTTGACCGAGCTATCATTGGTACGGAACTCCCTGACTTCCCCACCCGCAAACCTGCCGGGCTCAAGCCTGGAGAAGCTAAATCTTCAAGACAACCACATCAATCACGTGCCAGCAGGTGCCTTTGCTTTTCTGCGACAGCTGTACCGTTTGGATCTGTCAGGCAACAACTTGAGCAGTCTACCCATGGGGGTATTTGACGACCTGGATAACCTTACCCAGCTGCTCTTGCGCAACAACCCCTGGTACTGCAACTGCAGGATGAAGTGGGTTCGTGACTGGCTGCGCAGTATTCCATCTAGGGTCAACGTGCGTGGCTTCATGTGCCAAGGTCCTGATAAGGTGAAAGGGATGGCCATCAAAGACCTATCCACAGAGCTGTTTGGCTGCTCAGACACCGAGATCCCAACCACATATGAGACCAGCACAGTCTCAAACACTTTGCCACCCTCTCGACCCCAGTGGCCCTCATATGTGACTAAAAGACCTGTTGTTAAGGGTCCAGAACTGGGAAGAAATTATCGTAGCACGACGCCGTCCAGTCGCAAGATCATCACGATAAGCGTCAAATCCAGTAGCGCAGAGACGGTGCACATATCTTGGAGAGTATCCCAGCCCATGACGGCCCTGAGGCTCAGTTGGCTAAAGCTGGGCCACAGTCCTGCTTTTGGATCCATAACAGAGACCATCGTCCAAGGGGAGAGAACAGAGTACCTGCTCACAGCTCTGGAGCCCGAATCCTCTTATCGGATATgcatggttcccatggagacaaGTAATATTTACTTGTCAGACGAGACACCTGTTTGCATAGAGACAGAAACTAGTTCCCTTAAACCGTACAATCCCACCACAACCTTAAACAGAGAGCAGGAGAAAGAGCCTTACAAAAATTCCAATCTGCCTTTAGCTGCTATCATCGGAGGGGCGGTGGCTCTTCTGGCTATCATCATGTTGGCCCTGGTGTGCTGGTACGTTCACAGGAACGGTTCCTTATTTTCCAGGAACTGCACGTACAACAAAGGGCGGAGGCGGAAGGACGATTACGCCGAAGCTGGAACAAAGAAGGACAACTCCATCTTGGAGATTAGAGAGACCTCTTTTCAAATGATTCCCATAAATCACATGCCCGTTTCAAAGGAGGAGTTTGTGATACACACAATTTTTCCTCCTAATGGCTTAAGTCTTTACAAGAGCCCGCACAGTGAAAACAGTATCAACAACAGAAGCTACAGAGACAGTGGAATACCAGATTCAGATTACTCTCATTCATGA